In a single window of the Acipenser ruthenus chromosome 20, fAciRut3.2 maternal haplotype, whole genome shotgun sequence genome:
- the LOC131698935 gene encoding C-type lectin domain family 4 member E-like isoform X2, with translation MEMGSYESDQVYENVDIKQPPSRRAGAQHGESATPVDSSDRPAASCGWAVWLLIALSCLLLAAIIALGVLFYNLQAKNLELQSQYSELDRNYTDISATVSDFQTKNLELQSRYSELERNYTDISARVCEACPQNWELFNGKCYYFSTDRMNWHSSRDNCTSLGGHLVIIESDGEQMTDHRHRHSSTDRGLFSVQRFLSGKVTHEAKTSNEEEQSYWIGLTDAVTEGTWLWVDGTPLIGNVKAKFWATRTDGKSNEPDDYKGDDPAGEDCAQLVTNSNFNETWFDTSCTKQNKRICETKAVIA, from the exons AATCGGCAACACCTGTGGATTCTTCTGATAGACCAGCAGCTTCCTGTGGATGGGCTGTGTGGCTTCTTATAGCTCTGAGCTGCCTGCTGCTGGCAGCCATTATAGCCCTGGGGGTGCTCT TTTATAACCTGCAGGCTAAGAACCTCGAACTTCAATCCCAGTATTCAGAACTGGATAGGAACTACACGGACATCTCTGCCACAG TCTCTGACTTCCAAACCAAGAACCTTGAACTCCAATCCCGATATTCAGAACTGGAAAGGAACTACACAGACATCTCTGCCAGAG TTTGTGAAGCCTGTCCACAGAACTGGGAGCTGTTCAATGGCAAGTGTTACTACTTCTCCACTGATAGAATGAACTGGCACTCCAGCCGTGATAACTGCACATCACTGGGGGGgcacctggtgattatagagAGCGATGGAGAGCAG ATGACAGACCACCGGCACAGACACAGCTCAACTGATAGaggtttgttttctgttcagaGATTCCTATCTGGGAAAGTCACACATGAGGCTAAAACAAGCAACGAAGAAGAGCAATCCTACTGGATCGGCCTGACTGACGCTGTTACTGAAGGAACCTGGCTCTGGGTGGACGGCACTCCTCTCATTGGCAATGTCAAAGCAAA ATTCTGGGCCACAAGGACAGATGGTAAAAGTAATGAGCCTGATGACTATAAGGGAGACGACCCCGCTGGTGAAGACTGTGCACAACTAGTAACAAATAGCAATTTCAATGAGACCTGGTTCGATACCTCgtgcacaaaacaaaataaaaggatttgtGAAACTAAGGCAGTGATAGCCTAA